From the genome of Phytohabitans rumicis, one region includes:
- a CDS encoding GPGG-motif small membrane protein gives MEFLLWILAVVLVVAGVLALFRRQVLWGIVLIIIGFLVGPGGVSIFT, from the coding sequence ATGGAATTTCTTCTGTGGATTCTCGCGGTGGTACTGGTGGTCGCCGGCGTCCTGGCGCTCTTCCGCCGGCAGGTCCTGTGGGGCATCGTCCTCATCATCATCGGGTTTCTCGTCGGCCCGGGCGGCGTCAGCATCTTCACGTAA
- a CDS encoding SigB/SigF/SigG family RNA polymerase sigma factor, whose product MLVVLGSLPAHHPSRPRVRDEVIEAWLPLAQHLANRFAGRGEPIEDLVQTATVGLIKAVDKFDPERGVEFAAYAIPTIIGEIKRHFRDRTWDIRVPRRLQELRLSISEATSTLLQTLGRSPTVADIAGHIGISEEEVLEGLEGARAYNAVSLSMPTSDGDRSTELGDLLGSEDGEFELAELRVALGPALAALDRREQRILMLRFYGNMTQSQIADQIGVSQMHVSRLLARALAKLRGHLGEDAA is encoded by the coding sequence ATGTTGGTGGTGCTCGGCTCACTGCCGGCGCACCACCCGTCCCGGCCCCGGGTACGGGACGAGGTCATCGAGGCGTGGCTGCCGCTGGCGCAGCACCTCGCCAACCGGTTCGCCGGGCGCGGCGAGCCCATCGAAGACCTGGTCCAGACCGCGACGGTCGGTTTGATCAAGGCGGTCGACAAGTTCGACCCGGAGCGCGGCGTCGAGTTCGCCGCGTACGCGATCCCCACCATCATCGGTGAGATCAAGCGTCACTTCCGGGACCGCACCTGGGACATCCGGGTGCCGCGCCGGCTGCAGGAGCTGCGGCTGAGCATCTCCGAGGCGACCAGCACGCTGCTCCAGACGCTGGGCCGCTCCCCGACCGTCGCCGACATCGCCGGGCACATCGGGATCAGCGAGGAAGAGGTGCTGGAGGGGCTGGAGGGCGCACGCGCGTACAACGCGGTGTCGCTGTCCATGCCGACCAGCGACGGCGACCGCTCCACCGAGCTGGGCGACCTGCTCGGCAGCGAGGACGGCGAGTTCGAGCTGGCCGAGCTGCGGGTCGCGCTGGGCCCGGCGCTGGCCGCCCTCGACCGCCGCGAGCAGCGGATCCTGATGCTGCGGTTCTACGGCAACATGACCCAGTCCCAGATCGCCGACCAGATCGGCGTGTCCCAGATGCACGTGTCCCGACTGCTGGCCCGTGCACTGGCCAAGCTCCGCGGGCACCTCGGCGAGGACGCCGCCTAG
- a CDS encoding dTMP kinase, which yields MVTSGPHPAHRRPRVIALVGVDGSGKTTQAHRLAGALTERGLPATYWQNAGGRRWFGRLAGRLGRPDAQRLLGRGGLLLVESILRWLAIARALVRSRLRGRVAVMDRYAVCQYASIRAHDGSRAAERLARLAYGLFPRPDVTFFLAVDPGAAYRRIELRGEDHESVDFLATADAAYRSLPEFGAFVVVDANGTLDEVTARIQERLLPAALYARP from the coding sequence ATGGTCACTTCCGGGCCCCACCCCGCTCACCGGCGGCCTCGCGTCATCGCGCTCGTCGGTGTGGACGGCTCCGGCAAGACCACCCAGGCCCACCGGCTCGCCGGCGCGCTGACCGAGCGCGGCCTGCCGGCGACCTACTGGCAGAACGCCGGCGGGCGGCGCTGGTTCGGCCGGCTGGCGGGGCGCCTGGGCCGCCCCGACGCGCAGCGCCTGCTGGGACGCGGCGGCCTGCTCCTGGTCGAGTCGATCCTGCGCTGGCTGGCCATCGCCCGCGCGCTGGTCCGCTCCCGCCTGCGCGGCCGGGTCGCCGTGATGGATCGGTACGCGGTCTGCCAGTACGCCAGCATCCGCGCGCACGATGGCAGCCGCGCGGCCGAGCGGCTGGCCCGCCTGGCGTACGGCCTGTTTCCTCGCCCGGACGTCACGTTCTTCCTCGCGGTCGACCCCGGCGCGGCGTACCGGCGGATCGAGCTGCGCGGCGAGGACCACGAGAGCGTCGACTTCCTCGCCACGGCGGACGCGGCGTACCGGTCTTTGCCGGAGTTCGGTGCGTTCGTCGTGGTGGACGCCAACGGCACCCTCGACGAGGTGACCGCGCGGATCCAGGAGCGGCTCTTACCGGCCGCGCTCTACGCGCGCCCGTAG
- a CDS encoding SDR family NAD(P)-dependent oxidoreductase, whose protein sequence is MADRSVLVTGGTGGLGGAVTAAFIEAGWRTVVPVRKKTSAESRSGAVGRGPGSNRDPKATPAEGDAVYVSADLTDPASVDAAVAVAAGEPAAPLRAVVNLVGGYAASGLVHETPIEDFERMLSLNLRPTYLVTHAALPHLLAAGGAVVCVSSRAAVAPFAGAAGYVTAKAAVVAFANAVAVEYRQRGVRCNTVLPSVIDTPANREAQPDADHSRWVAPADIAKVIHFLCGDESAPTTGATIPVYGRA, encoded by the coding sequence ATGGCTGATCGCAGCGTGCTGGTGACCGGAGGTACGGGCGGGCTCGGCGGCGCCGTGACGGCCGCTTTCATCGAGGCGGGCTGGCGCACCGTCGTACCAGTGCGCAAAAAAACCTCAGCGGAATCCAGGTCGGGCGCCGTCGGGCGCGGCCCCGGCTCCAATCGGGATCCGAAGGCGACTCCGGCGGAGGGTGACGCGGTCTATGTGAGCGCGGACCTGACGGATCCGGCGTCGGTCGACGCGGCGGTGGCGGTCGCGGCGGGCGAGCCCGCGGCGCCGCTGCGGGCCGTCGTCAACCTCGTCGGCGGGTACGCGGCCAGCGGGCTGGTGCACGAGACGCCGATCGAGGATTTCGAGCGGATGCTCTCGCTCAACCTGCGCCCCACCTACCTGGTCACCCACGCCGCGCTGCCGCACCTGCTCGCGGCCGGCGGCGCCGTGGTGTGCGTGTCGTCGCGGGCGGCTGTGGCGCCGTTCGCCGGGGCGGCGGGGTACGTGACGGCCAAGGCCGCGGTAGTGGCGTTCGCGAACGCGGTGGCGGTCGAGTACCGGCAGCGCGGCGTGCGGTGCAACACCGTGCTGCCGAGCGTCATCGACACCCCGGCCAACCGGGAGGCGCAGCCGGACGCCGACCACTCGCGGTGGGTGGCCCCCGCGGACATCGCGAAGGTGATCCACTTCCTGTGCGGCGACGAGTCGGCGCCGACGACCGGCGCGACGATCCCGGTCTACGGGCGCGCGTAG
- a CDS encoding MurR/RpiR family transcriptional regulator — MAKTTKVSATHESSGLIVHISGLLPSLSPAEQRVARLVVADPADAARRTITDLATAAETSEATVIRFCRSVGMEGYPQLRIRLAAEAARRIEPPDARVVGGDIPPGADLAQIIATIAFNDARAVEETAEQLDPAVCEQVVEAINGAGRVDIYGAAASGFVASDFQQKLHRIGRTAFYWSDVHQALTSAALLGKGDVAVGISHSGTTSDVVEVLQQARARGATTVALTNFPRSPITEVADFVLTTAARETTYRSGAMASRLAQLTVIDCLFVGVAARNRAKTRRALEVTAEAVQSHRVTSSRRSAR, encoded by the coding sequence GTGGCGAAGACGACGAAGGTTTCTGCGACCCACGAGTCGAGCGGGCTGATCGTGCACATCAGCGGCCTGCTGCCCTCGTTGTCGCCCGCCGAGCAGCGCGTCGCCCGCCTCGTCGTGGCCGATCCCGCCGACGCCGCCCGGCGTACCATCACCGACCTCGCCACCGCCGCCGAGACGTCCGAGGCCACCGTCATCCGGTTTTGCCGGTCGGTCGGCATGGAGGGCTACCCGCAGCTGCGCATCCGGCTCGCCGCTGAGGCCGCCCGCCGGATCGAGCCGCCGGACGCCCGCGTGGTCGGCGGCGACATCCCGCCCGGTGCCGACCTGGCGCAGATCATCGCCACGATCGCGTTCAACGACGCCCGCGCGGTCGAGGAGACCGCCGAGCAGCTCGACCCCGCCGTCTGCGAACAGGTCGTCGAGGCCATCAACGGGGCCGGTCGGGTGGACATCTACGGCGCCGCCGCCAGTGGCTTCGTCGCCTCCGACTTCCAGCAGAAGCTGCACCGCATCGGCCGTACGGCGTTCTACTGGTCGGACGTGCACCAGGCGCTCACCTCGGCCGCGCTGCTCGGCAAGGGCGACGTGGCGGTCGGCATCTCGCACTCCGGCACCACCTCCGACGTGGTCGAGGTGCTGCAGCAGGCCCGGGCGCGCGGGGCGACAACGGTCGCGCTGACCAACTTCCCGAGATCGCCGATCACCGAGGTGGCCGACTTCGTCCTGACGACGGCCGCCCGCGAGACCACGTACCGTTCCGGCGCCATGGCCAGCCGCCTGGCCCAACTCACGGTCATCGACTGCCTCTTCGTCGGCGTTGCCGCGCGAAACCGCGCCAAGACGCGCCGGGCATTGGAAGTCACCGCCGAGGCCGTCCAGAGCCACCGCGTCACGTCCTCCCGCCGTTCCGCGCGTTGA
- a CDS encoding N-acetylmuramic acid 6-phosphate etherase codes for MTIDKAVVRVAAPTERRNPRSVDLDLMSTRDVLGVINEADRTVPAAVAGVLDEITAAVELAVAAIRGGHRVHYFGAGTSGRVGVIDVAELPPTFNSPDDWFCAHLAGGDEAMFRAVEDAEDDVDAGAREAAGCVRPGDLVVGLAASGRTPYVLGALRSARTIGARGVLVAADPEAAAATEVDVFIGMDTGPEVVTGSTRMKAATAQKLVLNAFSTAVMVRLGRVYSNLMIDMVATNAKLRGRMISILIEATGMDEELCRRALADANGDLKTALVALVSGAGVADSRAALARSAGQVRGALSLLS; via the coding sequence GTGACCATCGACAAGGCTGTGGTCCGCGTCGCCGCGCCGACCGAGCGGCGCAATCCTCGCAGCGTCGACCTCGACCTGATGTCCACTCGGGACGTTCTCGGCGTGATCAACGAGGCCGACCGGACGGTGCCGGCCGCGGTGGCCGGGGTCCTCGACGAGATCACCGCCGCAGTCGAGTTGGCTGTCGCCGCGATCCGTGGCGGGCACCGGGTGCACTACTTCGGCGCGGGCACGTCCGGCCGGGTCGGTGTGATCGACGTCGCGGAGCTGCCGCCGACGTTCAACTCCCCGGACGACTGGTTCTGTGCCCACCTGGCCGGCGGCGACGAGGCGATGTTCCGGGCCGTCGAGGACGCCGAGGACGACGTGGACGCCGGTGCGCGCGAGGCGGCCGGCTGTGTCCGCCCCGGCGACCTGGTGGTCGGGCTGGCGGCGAGCGGGCGTACGCCGTACGTCCTGGGCGCGCTGCGCTCGGCGCGGACGATCGGCGCCCGCGGCGTGCTGGTGGCGGCCGACCCGGAGGCGGCGGCGGCCACCGAGGTCGACGTCTTCATCGGGATGGACACCGGGCCCGAGGTGGTCACCGGCTCCACCCGGATGAAGGCGGCCACCGCGCAGAAGCTCGTCCTGAACGCGTTCTCCACCGCGGTGATGGTCCGCCTCGGCCGGGTCTACTCCAACCTCATGATCGACATGGTGGCCACGAACGCGAAGCTGCGTGGCCGGATGATCTCGATCCTGATCGAGGCGACCGGGATGGACGAAGAGCTCTGCCGCCGCGCCCTCGCCGACGCGAACGGCGACCTGAAGACCGCTCTCGTGGCGCTCGTTTCCGGGGCGGGTGTCGCCGATTCCCGAGCCGCGTTGGCGCGCTCGGCCGGACAGGTCCGAGGCGCGCTGTCGCTTTTGAGTTAG
- a CDS encoding sigma-70 family RNA polymerase sigma factor, with the protein MNVGTARNRATGASEGIVSNVESNVVMRTDEVAEERDLVGVYLHEISRTPLLDAATEVDLSKAIEAGLYAEHLLDEGQIPKGVGREELERLVIEGERAKDLFIRANLRLVVSIARRYVRSGMPMLDLIQEGNTGLVRAVEKFDYERGFKFSTYATWWIRQAISRAIAQQERTVRLPVHLVEDVNRMRNVARQLTRELGSDPEPEQIAVALGVPVERVHELVRWSQDTVSLDTPVGDDGDTNLGDLVADSDAPSPEEVVLTALERQRIEGLLNHLDDRSAGIMRARYGLEDGREHSLTEVASRFSLSRERIRQLEIQALGRLRELARAEGLQAA; encoded by the coding sequence ATGAACGTGGGGACCGCAAGGAACAGGGCAACTGGGGCGAGCGAGGGGATCGTGAGCAACGTGGAAAGCAATGTGGTGATGCGCACGGACGAGGTCGCCGAGGAGCGCGACCTGGTCGGCGTCTACCTGCACGAGATCTCCCGCACGCCACTGCTCGACGCCGCCACCGAGGTCGACCTCTCTAAGGCCATCGAGGCCGGGCTGTACGCCGAGCACCTGCTCGACGAGGGCCAGATCCCGAAGGGCGTGGGCCGCGAGGAGCTGGAGCGCCTCGTCATCGAGGGCGAGCGCGCCAAGGACCTCTTCATCCGGGCCAACCTCCGGCTGGTCGTCTCGATCGCCCGCCGGTACGTCCGGTCCGGCATGCCGATGCTCGACCTGATCCAGGAGGGCAACACCGGCCTGGTGCGCGCCGTCGAAAAGTTCGACTACGAGCGCGGGTTCAAGTTCTCGACGTACGCGACGTGGTGGATCCGCCAGGCCATCAGCCGGGCGATCGCCCAGCAGGAGCGCACCGTCCGGCTGCCCGTGCACCTGGTCGAAGACGTCAACCGGATGCGCAACGTCGCCCGGCAGCTCACCCGCGAGCTCGGCTCCGACCCGGAGCCGGAGCAGATCGCGGTGGCGCTCGGCGTGCCGGTCGAGCGGGTCCACGAGCTGGTCCGCTGGTCGCAGGACACGGTGTCGCTCGACACCCCGGTCGGCGACGACGGCGACACCAACCTCGGCGACCTGGTGGCCGACAGTGACGCCCCGTCTCCGGAAGAGGTCGTGCTGACCGCACTGGAGCGGCAGCGCATCGAGGGCCTGCTCAACCACCTCGACGACCGGTCCGCCGGCATCATGCGCGCCCGGTACGGCCTGGAGGACGGGCGGGAGCACTCGCTGACCGAGGTCGCGTCGCGCTTCTCCCTCTCCCGGGAGCGGATCCGGCAGCTCGAGATCCAGGCGCTGGGCCGGCTCCGCGAGCTGGCTCGGGCCGAGGGCCTGCAGGCCGCGTAA
- a CDS encoding Uma2 family endonuclease, translating to MVTLHLPAVEVWTVDAIKDLPPELRYELHDGSLLIMSPARFWHQEIERRICNLLRAANRIASQQVGVLNTVRDTRVPDVAVFNAEPEDWDVTWHLAAAIALVVEVWSPGSDGKDRDTQWYAERGIPGYWLAEPIEGDKKNALITMHELKADANTYVVTSQATLAELEERGLS from the coding sequence GTGGTCACACTGCACCTGCCGGCCGTCGAGGTTTGGACGGTCGACGCCATCAAGGATCTGCCGCCCGAGCTGCGCTACGAGCTGCACGACGGGAGTTTGTTGATCATGTCGCCGGCCAGGTTCTGGCACCAGGAGATCGAGAGAAGGATTTGTAACCTTCTCCGCGCTGCGAACCGTATCGCGTCGCAGCAGGTCGGTGTCCTCAACACCGTGCGCGATACGCGCGTGCCCGACGTGGCAGTGTTCAACGCGGAGCCGGAGGACTGGGACGTCACCTGGCATCTCGCCGCCGCGATCGCGCTCGTCGTCGAGGTGTGGTCGCCAGGCTCCGACGGCAAGGACCGCGACACCCAGTGGTACGCCGAGAGGGGCATCCCTGGCTACTGGCTCGCGGAGCCCATCGAGGGTGACAAGAAGAACGCCTTGATCACGATGCACGAGCTGAAGGCCGACGCGAACACCTACGTCGTTACCAGTCAGGCCACGCTCGCCGAGTTGGAAGAGCGCGGGCTCTCCTGA
- a CDS encoding DNA-3-methyladenine glycosylase family protein, which translates to MSIRVAEPYSFEMSLRALAGFAPSAGGHQVVGGRVRKAFRLGAEAVVAELGPDLSLGVHSGRALAREERAEIERAVSRWLSLDDDMSGFLASAERDGPMAHVVRAAHGLHQVRFASLAEGTVYFTLTQRSTQWYATARKRRIAAELGPRLTVDGVDHVAFPSLATIGALGDAELIGYAGNRQRADRLRTVVAGVAALDEEWLHTGAYDEVRKALLAVPGIGEFTAQALLLRVLGRPDDAPLGMAQFEAAARAVYGETPPGPAELRAHYGRWVGWWAYYARTASSWVAEPLPVAA; encoded by the coding sequence ATGAGTATCCGTGTTGCTGAGCCGTACTCGTTCGAGATGTCGCTGCGGGCGCTTGCTGGGTTTGCGCCTTCCGCCGGTGGTCACCAGGTCGTTGGGGGGCGGGTGCGCAAGGCGTTCCGCCTCGGCGCGGAGGCGGTCGTCGCCGAGCTCGGGCCCGACCTCTCGCTTGGCGTCCACTCCGGTCGGGCGCTCGCGCGCGAGGAGCGGGCGGAGATCGAGCGCGCCGTCTCGCGGTGGCTGAGCCTCGACGACGACATGTCGGGCTTCCTCGCCAGCGCCGAGCGGGACGGCCCGATGGCGCACGTCGTCCGGGCCGCCCACGGCCTGCACCAGGTGCGCTTCGCCTCGCTCGCCGAGGGCACCGTCTACTTCACCCTGACCCAACGCAGCACCCAGTGGTACGCGACCGCCCGCAAGCGCCGCATCGCCGCCGAGCTCGGCCCACGGCTCACGGTGGACGGCGTCGACCACGTCGCCTTCCCGTCGCTGGCCACCATCGGCGCGCTCGGCGACGCGGAGCTGATCGGGTACGCCGGCAACCGGCAACGCGCCGACCGGCTCCGCACCGTGGTGGCCGGGGTGGCCGCGCTCGACGAGGAGTGGCTGCACACCGGGGCGTACGACGAGGTGCGCAAGGCACTCCTCGCCGTGCCGGGGATCGGCGAGTTCACCGCCCAGGCACTGCTGCTGCGGGTCCTCGGCCGCCCCGACGACGCACCGCTGGGCATGGCGCAGTTCGAGGCAGCCGCCCGCGCGGTGTACGGCGAGACCCCGCCCGGTCCCGCCGAGTTGCGCGCGCACTACGGCCGCTGGGTCGGCTGGTGGGCCTACTACGCTCGCACCGCGTCGTCCTGGGTCGCCGAGCCGCTCCCCGTGGCCGCATAA